One Clavibacter zhangzhiyongii genomic region harbors:
- the galT gene encoding galactose-1-phosphate uridylyltransferase: MHADQTVTTSPSGITQRRTLLSDGRELVYFDDADTTLPPERAVDARPAAPRPPTATMRQDVLTGEWVSIAAARQNRAHLPPAELDPLAPASPTNPSEIPSMYDVAVFENKSPSFGPALADTAGVDAPVDDDDLTSVGVERTRTSVGRCEVVCFSPAHTGSFSGLTPSRARTVVEAWAERTRALSAMPGIRQVFPFENRGEAIGVTLHHPHGQIYSYPYVTPRTRRLVESIERFGPGLFQRILETEQASERVVLRGEHFTAFVPFAARWPVEIHLLPHRHVPDLAETTDAERDELATMYLKLLQGMDRLYDTPTPYIAAWHQAPVDAHRDEIRLMLQITSPRRAADKLKFLAGSEAAMGAWIGDVPPEKAAEMIRKAVEDA, encoded by the coding sequence ATGCATGCCGACCAGACCGTCACGACGTCGCCGTCCGGGATCACGCAGCGTCGCACGCTGCTGTCCGACGGCCGCGAGCTCGTCTACTTCGACGACGCCGACACGACCCTGCCGCCCGAGCGCGCCGTCGACGCGCGCCCCGCCGCGCCCCGCCCGCCCACCGCGACGATGCGGCAGGACGTGCTCACGGGCGAGTGGGTCTCCATCGCGGCCGCGCGCCAGAACCGCGCGCACCTGCCGCCGGCGGAGCTGGATCCCCTCGCCCCGGCGAGCCCGACCAACCCGTCCGAGATCCCGAGCATGTACGACGTCGCGGTCTTCGAGAACAAGTCGCCGTCCTTCGGCCCGGCGCTCGCCGACACCGCGGGCGTGGACGCGCCCGTCGACGACGACGACCTCACCTCCGTCGGCGTGGAGCGCACCCGCACCTCAGTCGGCCGCTGCGAGGTCGTCTGCTTCAGCCCCGCGCACACCGGCTCGTTCAGCGGCCTCACCCCCTCGCGCGCCCGCACCGTGGTGGAGGCGTGGGCCGAGCGCACGCGCGCCCTCTCCGCGATGCCCGGCATCCGCCAGGTCTTCCCGTTCGAGAACCGCGGCGAGGCCATCGGCGTCACGCTGCACCACCCGCACGGGCAGATCTACTCGTACCCCTACGTCACGCCGCGCACGCGCCGGCTCGTCGAGTCGATCGAGCGGTTCGGGCCGGGCCTGTTCCAGCGGATCCTCGAGACCGAGCAGGCGTCCGAGCGCGTCGTGCTCCGCGGCGAGCACTTCACCGCGTTCGTGCCGTTCGCGGCGCGCTGGCCCGTGGAGATCCACCTGCTCCCCCACCGGCACGTGCCCGACCTCGCCGAGACGACGGACGCGGAGCGCGACGAGCTGGCGACGATGTACCTGAAGCTGCTGCAGGGGATGGACCGGCTGTACGACACCCCCACGCCGTACATCGCGGCGTGGCACCAGGCGCCCGTGGACGCGCACCGCGACGAGATCCGGCTGATGCTGCAGATCACGTCGCCGCGCCGCGCGGCCGACAAGCTCAAGTTCCTGGCCGGATCCGAGGCGGCCATGGGCGCCTGGATCGGCGACGTGCCGCCCGAGAAGGCGGCCGAGATGATCCGGAAGGCAGTGGAGGACGCATGA
- a CDS encoding GNAT family N-acetyltransferase, which produces MTRAPAGLTEITGDLDDAVRDIALALSTWFPASTHPGGFAWEASTGQLSERIAVVRDDAGAPIGWAASSPDDARVECAPGDDATTDLLAGWLLDAAGDGRTSVAVHRGQDRLRGILAGRGFVDEAVPLAGLRHAARDTGARPPAGYRIRPVAEGEEQAKVDAHRRAWKPVELPFTDGSGEGIDPAAESRFDAVGYAAMQTAAVYRRDLDLVIEAPDGSLAGTCTAWLDPATGWAELEPLGVVPAHRRRGLAQTLALDVCRRVGELGGRDVFINASPLPYYRAPWDAYVAAGFTPMERGTRMHRLA; this is translated from the coding sequence ATGACACGAGCTCCCGCGGGCCTGACCGAGATCACGGGCGACCTCGACGACGCCGTCCGCGACATCGCGCTCGCGCTGTCCACGTGGTTCCCCGCCTCCACGCACCCCGGCGGATTCGCGTGGGAGGCGTCCACCGGGCAGCTGTCCGAGCGGATCGCCGTGGTGCGCGACGACGCCGGTGCGCCGATCGGCTGGGCCGCCTCCTCGCCGGACGACGCGCGCGTCGAGTGCGCGCCCGGCGACGACGCCACCACCGACCTGCTGGCCGGGTGGCTCCTCGACGCAGCCGGCGACGGGCGCACGAGCGTCGCCGTCCACCGCGGGCAGGACCGGCTGCGCGGGATCCTCGCCGGCCGCGGCTTCGTCGACGAGGCCGTCCCGCTCGCCGGCCTCCGCCACGCCGCTCGCGACACGGGCGCGCGGCCGCCCGCGGGCTACCGCATCCGCCCGGTCGCGGAGGGCGAGGAGCAGGCCAAGGTCGACGCGCACCGACGGGCGTGGAAGCCGGTCGAGCTGCCCTTCACCGACGGATCCGGCGAGGGCATCGACCCGGCTGCCGAGAGCCGCTTCGACGCGGTCGGCTACGCGGCCATGCAGACCGCGGCCGTCTACCGGCGCGACCTGGACCTCGTGATCGAGGCCCCCGACGGATCGCTCGCCGGCACCTGCACGGCGTGGCTCGACCCGGCGACCGGCTGGGCGGAGCTCGAGCCGCTCGGCGTCGTGCCCGCGCACCGCCGCAGGGGCCTCGCGCAGACCCTCGCGCTCGACGTGTGCCGCCGGGTCGGCGAGCTGGGCGGCCGCGACGTCTTCATCAACGCCTCCCCGCTTCCCTACTACCGCGCGCCGTGGGACGCGTACGTCGCCGCGGGCTTCACGCCGATGGAGCGCGGCACGCGGATGCACCGCCTCGCCTGA
- the glyA gene encoding serine hydroxymethyltransferase: MPVDQSFNAPLSEVDPEIAAVLEQELGRQRGTLEMIASENFVPRAVLQSQGSVLTNKYAEGYPGRRYYGGCEFVDVAEQLAIDRAKSLFGAEFANVQPHSGATANAAVLAAIAQPGDTILGLELAHGGHLTHGMKLNFSGKLYDAAAYGVDPDTFLIDMDVVREKALEHRPQVIIAGWSAYPRHLDFAAFRSIADEVGAKLWVDMAHFAGLVAAGVHPSPVPYADVVSSTVHKTLAGPRSGVILSRDTALAKKLNSAVFPGQQGGPLMHVIAAKATAFKIAATEEFADRQRRTIQGAQILAERLTAADSTEAGVSVLTGGTDVHLVLADLRHSEIDGKQAEDALHEVGITVNRNSVPFDPRPPMVTSGVRIGTSALATRGFGEAEFTEVADVIAETLKPGSDLASLRARVLTLTDGFPLYEGLTQ, from the coding sequence ATGCCCGTCGACCAGTCCTTCAACGCCCCCCTCTCCGAGGTCGATCCCGAGATCGCGGCCGTGCTCGAGCAGGAGCTCGGCCGCCAGCGCGGCACCCTCGAGATGATCGCCAGCGAGAACTTCGTGCCGCGCGCGGTGCTGCAGTCGCAGGGGTCCGTGCTCACCAACAAGTACGCGGAGGGCTACCCGGGCCGCCGCTACTACGGCGGCTGCGAGTTCGTCGACGTCGCCGAGCAGCTCGCTATCGACCGCGCGAAGAGCCTGTTCGGCGCGGAGTTCGCCAACGTCCAGCCGCACTCGGGCGCCACGGCGAACGCGGCCGTCCTCGCCGCCATCGCGCAGCCCGGCGACACGATCCTCGGCCTCGAGCTCGCGCACGGCGGCCACCTCACGCACGGCATGAAGCTCAACTTCTCCGGCAAGCTCTACGACGCCGCGGCCTACGGCGTGGACCCCGACACCTTCCTCATCGACATGGACGTCGTGCGCGAGAAGGCGCTCGAGCACCGCCCGCAGGTCATCATCGCCGGCTGGTCGGCGTACCCCCGGCACCTCGACTTCGCGGCGTTCCGCTCCATCGCGGACGAGGTCGGCGCGAAGCTCTGGGTCGACATGGCGCACTTCGCCGGGCTCGTCGCCGCCGGCGTCCACCCCTCGCCCGTCCCCTACGCGGACGTCGTCTCCTCCACCGTGCACAAGACCCTCGCGGGTCCCCGGTCGGGCGTGATCCTCAGCCGCGACACCGCGCTCGCCAAGAAGCTCAACTCGGCCGTGTTCCCGGGCCAGCAGGGCGGGCCGCTCATGCACGTCATCGCGGCCAAGGCCACGGCGTTCAAGATCGCCGCCACGGAGGAGTTCGCGGACCGCCAGCGCCGCACCATCCAGGGCGCGCAGATCCTCGCCGAGCGCCTCACGGCCGCCGACTCCACCGAGGCCGGCGTCTCCGTGCTCACCGGCGGCACCGACGTGCACCTCGTGCTCGCCGACCTCCGCCACTCCGAGATCGACGGCAAGCAGGCCGAGGACGCGCTGCACGAGGTCGGCATCACGGTCAACCGCAACTCGGTGCCGTTCGACCCGCGCCCGCCGATGGTCACCTCCGGCGTCCGCATCGGCACGTCGGCGCTCGCGACCCGCGGCTTCGGCGAGGCGGAGTTCACCGAGGTCGCGGACGTCATCGCCGAGACCCTGAAGCCCGGCAGCGACCTCGCGAGCCTGCGCGCCCGCGTGCTCACGCTCACCGACGGCTTCCCGCTCTACGAGGGCCTCACCCAGTGA
- the galK gene encoding galactokinase — MTDIRDDVREGFRASFDREPHGVWSSPGRVNLIGEHTDYNAGFVFPFAIDRRTVIALAPRDDDRIRLASSFSDDVVEARLADLTGERIEGWQAYPLGVAWALGQRGADLAAVPGFDVFIDSDVPVGAGLSSSAALEGSIALALDDIWRLGLDRQTLAAVGQLAENEIVGAPTGIMDQSASLLGRQDAGVFLDCRSLEAEVIPLGLEAAGLTIAVIDTHVAHAHADGGYRARRESCELGARLMGVATLRDLSVDDLVRAREVLDDETFRRVRHIVTENQRVLDTVRALREEGPRAIGELLDASHRSMRDDFEISVPELDLAVEVAQNEGAIGARMTGGGFGGSAIALIDVDSLSRLQVAIDGAFAEHGYTGPTVFTVTPSDGAKAEQ, encoded by the coding sequence ATGACCGACATCCGAGACGACGTGCGCGAGGGATTCCGCGCCAGCTTCGACCGCGAGCCGCACGGCGTGTGGTCATCGCCCGGGCGCGTGAACCTCATCGGCGAGCACACCGACTACAACGCCGGGTTCGTGTTCCCGTTCGCCATCGACCGGCGCACGGTCATCGCGCTCGCACCGCGGGACGACGACCGTATCCGCCTGGCCAGCTCCTTCTCCGACGACGTCGTGGAGGCGCGCCTCGCCGACCTCACGGGCGAGCGCATCGAGGGGTGGCAGGCCTACCCGCTCGGCGTCGCGTGGGCCCTCGGCCAGCGCGGGGCCGACCTCGCCGCCGTGCCCGGCTTCGACGTGTTCATCGACAGCGACGTGCCCGTGGGCGCCGGCCTGTCCTCGTCGGCCGCGCTCGAGGGATCCATCGCCCTCGCGCTCGACGACATCTGGCGGCTCGGCCTCGACCGGCAGACGCTCGCCGCGGTGGGGCAGCTCGCGGAGAACGAGATCGTGGGCGCGCCGACCGGGATCATGGACCAGTCCGCGAGCCTCCTCGGCCGGCAGGACGCGGGCGTGTTCCTCGACTGCCGCTCGCTCGAGGCGGAGGTCATCCCGCTCGGGCTCGAGGCCGCCGGCCTCACCATCGCCGTGATCGACACCCACGTCGCCCACGCGCACGCCGACGGCGGCTACCGCGCGCGCCGCGAGTCGTGCGAGCTGGGCGCCCGCCTCATGGGCGTCGCGACGCTGCGCGACCTCTCGGTCGACGACCTGGTGCGCGCCCGCGAGGTGCTCGACGACGAGACGTTCCGCCGCGTGCGCCACATCGTCACCGAGAACCAGCGCGTGCTCGACACCGTGCGCGCGCTCCGCGAGGAGGGCCCGCGCGCCATCGGCGAGCTGCTCGACGCGAGCCACCGCTCGATGCGCGACGACTTCGAGATCAGCGTCCCGGAGCTCGACCTCGCGGTCGAGGTCGCGCAGAACGAGGGCGCGATCGGCGCGCGGATGACGGGCGGCGGCTTCGGCGGATCGGCCATCGCGCTCATCGACGTCGACTCGCTCTCGCGGCTCCAGGTCGCGATCGACGGCGCCTTCGCGGAGCACGGCTACACGGGACCGACCGTCTTCACGGTCACGCCGTCGGACGGGGCGAAGGCGGAGCAGTAG
- a CDS encoding bifunctional methylenetetrahydrofolate dehydrogenase/methenyltetrahydrofolate cyclohydrolase, protein MTAVVLDGVATASAVKSELAVRIRALREQGLVPGLGTLLVGDDPGSRSYVAGKHRDCAEVGIESIRVDLPADASEADVRQAIERLNSDPAVTGYIVQLPLPAGIDENAMLELIDPSKDADGLHPTNLGRLVLGVQGELTSPLPCTPAGIVEMLQRYDVPIAGQHVVVVGRGLTVGRPLGLLLTRKGLDATVTLTHSRTRDLEQEVRRADIVVAAVGVAHLIRPEWVKPGAAVLDVGITRVVDPETGTARLTGDVDPAVAEVAGHLSPNPRGVGPMTRAMLLVNVVLAAERDARLAAELRG, encoded by the coding sequence GTGACCGCGGTCGTGCTCGACGGCGTCGCCACCGCGTCGGCCGTCAAGTCCGAGCTGGCCGTGCGGATCCGCGCGCTCCGGGAGCAGGGCCTCGTGCCCGGCCTCGGCACGCTGCTCGTGGGCGACGACCCCGGATCGCGCTCGTACGTCGCGGGCAAGCACCGCGACTGCGCCGAGGTGGGCATCGAGTCCATCCGCGTCGACCTCCCGGCCGACGCGAGCGAGGCCGACGTGCGCCAGGCCATCGAGCGCCTGAACTCCGACCCGGCCGTCACCGGCTACATCGTGCAGCTGCCGCTGCCCGCGGGCATCGACGAGAACGCGATGCTCGAGCTCATCGACCCGTCGAAGGACGCGGACGGCCTGCACCCGACGAACCTCGGGCGCCTCGTGCTCGGCGTGCAGGGCGAGCTGACCTCGCCGCTGCCGTGCACGCCCGCGGGCATCGTCGAGATGCTCCAGCGCTACGACGTGCCCATCGCCGGCCAGCACGTGGTCGTCGTCGGCCGCGGCCTCACGGTCGGGCGCCCGCTCGGCCTGCTGCTCACGCGCAAGGGCCTCGACGCCACCGTCACGCTCACGCACTCGCGCACGCGCGACCTCGAGCAGGAGGTCCGCCGGGCGGACATCGTGGTCGCGGCCGTCGGCGTCGCGCACCTCATCCGGCCCGAGTGGGTGAAGCCGGGCGCCGCGGTGCTCGACGTCGGGATCACGCGCGTCGTGGATCCCGAGACCGGCACGGCGCGCCTCACGGGCGACGTGGACCCGGCCGTCGCCGAGGTCGCCGGGCACCTGTCGCCGAACCCGCGCGGCGTGGGTCCGATGACGCGCGCGATGCTGCTCGTCAACGTGGTGCTGGCCGCCGAGCGCGACGCGCGCCTGGCCGCCGAGCTGCGCGGCTGA
- a CDS encoding MFS transporter yields the protein MTPPPNAFPPTAPLPIQTRRPPWRHTLIALSVPNFRRFTASNVIAMTSGWMQRIAQDWLVLELTGSVTAVGITVAMQFAPMLLFGLLGGVIVDRCSKRMLMMITQGTYALLSALLAVLTLSGAVEAWHIFAIAFATGLVTVIDNPARQVFVTEIVGQQHLRNAISVNSSVFQLGGMVGPALSGVLLLAVGAGWSFAINAVACVVVVLTLWSLRTRDLIRIPPAPRRRGQLAEGLRYARSKPTILWPVVLVAVFSVFGLTMPVLLAAFASDVYDVGAGGYGLFNSMVAIGALTGALLSTRRATVRLRTIVVGVGITGLLQATAGLMPGIAPFAAVLVTVGMASLLFQTAANSLVQLSSNVAIRGRVMSVYVLVLLGGQAVGGPLMGGIVEAWGVHVGMVVSGGVPAVAAVVVAAVLARRGQLTLEVVVRRHVPRVRITPRAPGAGRPRPAGADAGTTGGGISRARRSRGGAAARRPGRTGTRTPRVRSPR from the coding sequence ATGACACCCCCGCCGAACGCCTTCCCCCCGACCGCCCCGCTCCCGATCCAGACCCGCCGCCCGCCGTGGCGCCACACGCTCATCGCCCTGAGCGTGCCGAACTTCCGCCGGTTCACGGCCTCCAACGTCATCGCCATGACCTCGGGCTGGATGCAGCGCATCGCCCAGGACTGGCTCGTGCTCGAGCTCACCGGCAGCGTCACCGCGGTCGGCATCACGGTCGCGATGCAGTTCGCGCCCATGCTGCTGTTCGGCCTGCTCGGCGGCGTCATCGTCGACCGGTGCTCGAAGCGGATGCTGATGATGATCACCCAGGGCACCTACGCGCTCCTCAGCGCGCTGCTCGCCGTGCTCACCCTGTCGGGTGCGGTCGAGGCGTGGCACATCTTCGCCATCGCGTTCGCGACCGGGCTGGTGACGGTGATCGACAACCCGGCGCGCCAGGTGTTCGTCACCGAGATCGTCGGGCAGCAGCACCTGCGGAACGCCATCAGCGTCAACTCGTCGGTGTTCCAGCTCGGCGGCATGGTGGGTCCGGCGCTCAGCGGGGTCCTGCTGCTCGCGGTCGGCGCCGGCTGGTCGTTCGCGATCAACGCGGTCGCGTGCGTCGTCGTGGTGCTCACGCTGTGGAGCCTGAGGACGCGCGACCTCATCCGCATCCCGCCCGCCCCGCGCCGCCGCGGCCAGCTCGCGGAGGGCCTCCGGTACGCGCGGTCGAAGCCGACCATCCTCTGGCCCGTCGTGCTCGTGGCCGTGTTCAGCGTCTTCGGGCTGACCATGCCCGTGCTCCTCGCGGCGTTCGCGAGCGACGTGTACGACGTGGGTGCCGGCGGCTACGGCCTCTTCAACTCGATGGTCGCGATCGGCGCGCTCACGGGCGCGCTGCTCTCGACGCGGCGGGCGACCGTGCGGCTGCGGACCATCGTGGTCGGCGTCGGGATCACGGGCCTGCTGCAGGCGACGGCGGGCCTCATGCCGGGGATCGCGCCGTTCGCGGCCGTGCTCGTGACGGTCGGCATGGCGTCGCTGCTGTTCCAGACCGCGGCGAACTCGCTCGTGCAGCTCTCCAGCAACGTCGCCATCCGCGGCCGGGTGATGAGCGTCTACGTGCTCGTGCTGCTCGGCGGCCAGGCCGTCGGCGGTCCGCTCATGGGCGGGATCGTCGAGGCGTGGGGAGTGCACGTCGGCATGGTCGTCTCGGGCGGCGTGCCCGCCGTCGCGGCCGTCGTCGTGGCCGCGGTCCTCGCCCGGCGCGGGCAGCTGACCCTCGAGGTCGTGGTGCGGCGGCACGTGCCGCGGGTGCGGATCACGCCGCGGGCGCCCGGGGCCGGCCGCCCCCGTCCCGCCGGAGCGGACGCGGGGACGACCGGCGGCGGGATCAGCCGCGCACGTCGATCGCGCGGTGGCGCTGCTGCACGCCGGCCGGGCCGTACGGGTACTCGGACACCACGGGTGCGCTCACCGCGCTGA
- a CDS encoding gamma carbonic anhydrase family protein — MTVDPQATVRALPGSPAPDIAPDALVAAGARVVGRVTLAAGSSVWFNAVLRAEAADIVIGAGSNLQDNVSCHVDAGFPLTVGTGVSVGHNAVLHGCTVEDDCIVGMSATVMNGAVVGRESLLAGGTVVLEGQSIPPRSLVAGVPGRVRRELTDEEVAGLRANAAHYVENARLHSGTIPTPAVLLAASTDPGREEGTA, encoded by the coding sequence ATGACCGTCGACCCCCAGGCCACCGTCCGCGCGCTCCCCGGATCGCCCGCGCCCGACATCGCCCCCGACGCCCTCGTGGCGGCGGGGGCGCGCGTCGTCGGCCGGGTGACCCTCGCGGCGGGATCCAGCGTCTGGTTCAACGCCGTGCTGCGCGCCGAGGCCGCGGACATCGTGATCGGCGCGGGCTCCAACCTGCAGGACAACGTGAGCTGCCACGTCGACGCGGGCTTCCCGCTCACCGTCGGCACGGGCGTGAGCGTCGGCCACAACGCGGTGCTGCACGGCTGCACCGTCGAGGACGACTGCATCGTCGGCATGTCCGCCACCGTGATGAACGGCGCGGTCGTGGGCCGGGAGTCGCTGCTCGCGGGCGGCACGGTGGTGTTGGAAGGGCAGAGCATCCCGCCGCGCTCGCTCGTGGCGGGCGTGCCCGGCAGGGTGCGGCGCGAGCTCACGGACGAGGAGGTCGCGGGGCTCCGGGCGAACGCCGCGCACTACGTGGAGAACGCGCGGCTGCACTCCGGCACGATCCCGACGCCGGCCGTGCTCCTGGCCGCGTCGACGGACCCCGGACGCGAGGAGGGGACGGCCTGA
- a CDS encoding LysR substrate-binding domain-containing protein yields the protein MLDPTLLRTFLAVADTRSFTQAAARLGISQPTVSQQVRRLERSVDRTLIARDTRAMRLTDAGDAMAGFARTILAAHQAAESYFGGSAVSGRLRFGTADDLAITQLPRILRHFRQLHPQIELELTVTQSGPLHRRLLAGQLDLILTKTTVDEQPGAQLVGRDRMVWVGLERTLVEAGATVPLIAYRAPSISRQMAMDALERAGRTWRITCSTRDVNGVLAAVRAGMGVAVLPQALIPTDLVKVTARLGLPELDEVDYVLMDNLAGPRASIDALTSAIMSRGVARAS from the coding sequence GTGCTCGATCCCACCCTGCTGCGGACCTTCCTCGCCGTCGCCGACACCCGCAGCTTCACGCAGGCGGCCGCGCGCCTCGGCATCAGCCAGCCGACCGTGAGCCAGCAGGTGCGCCGGCTCGAGCGCTCCGTCGACCGCACCCTCATCGCGCGCGACACCCGTGCCATGCGCCTCACCGACGCGGGCGACGCCATGGCCGGGTTCGCGCGCACGATCCTCGCCGCGCATCAGGCGGCGGAGAGCTACTTCGGCGGATCCGCGGTGAGCGGCCGCCTGCGCTTCGGCACCGCGGACGACCTCGCGATCACGCAGCTGCCGCGGATCCTGCGCCACTTCCGGCAGCTGCACCCGCAGATCGAGCTGGAGCTCACGGTCACGCAGAGCGGGCCGCTGCACCGGCGGCTGCTGGCGGGCCAGCTCGACCTGATCCTCACCAAGACCACCGTCGACGAGCAGCCCGGCGCGCAGCTCGTCGGCCGCGACCGGATGGTGTGGGTGGGCCTCGAGCGCACGCTCGTGGAGGCGGGCGCGACCGTGCCGCTCATCGCGTACCGCGCCCCGAGCATCAGCCGGCAGATGGCGATGGACGCGCTCGAGCGCGCGGGCCGCACCTGGCGCATCACGTGCAGCACGCGCGACGTGAACGGCGTGCTCGCGGCCGTGCGTGCCGGCATGGGCGTCGCGGTGCTGCCGCAGGCGCTGATCCCGACCGACCTCGTGAAGGTCACCGCGCGCCTCGGCCTGCCGGAGCTCGACGAGGTGGACTACGTGCTGATGGACAACTTGGCGGGGCCGCGGGCCTCCATCGACGCGCTCACCTCGGCGATCATGTCGCGCGGGGTGGCGCGGGCCAGCTGA
- a CDS encoding DUF3459 domain-containing protein, giving the protein MGSAALTTDPAAGGHDRDDDAHADGAPVDAPPVDRDALAADLRPLVGDEADALADALAADLREVRARRAPAAGSPTDLDLDRRTGGVCYVDRYADDLRGLAARVPYLRELGLTHLHVTPVAAPADDDTDALLAPGVRVRPGLGSAADLADLADALHDAGLTLAVDLSSGLTDASRADRIRSAAVEAVALAASGADVVRVDAAAVLGGRDDAAGAALLRAIGVLGRRLAPALALAVAADADPHAPAALLDGDAVRLADDPALPALVWEALATRSPALLARALERRGEAPAGSAWVARVRSHDALRWTFDDDDARALGIDPDEHRRFLADYHVGRFPGSHARGVRHADGAVAGTTASLAGLEQDDPGAVERILLAHSIALSTGGLPLIVLGDEVGQLNDYGYDDVEAHAEDSRWVNRPLYPFERYDQRDDRTTSTGVIHAGLRRLVAVRRATPALAGTRILGFHANDPHVLGYQRPHEDGTVLVLANLGDEPATVSAETLGGFAEHAVDLVRDERLRLTKGIVLSPRTFVWLQAALDLP; this is encoded by the coding sequence ATGGGGAGCGCAGCGCTCACGACCGATCCCGCGGCAGGCGGACACGACCGCGACGACGACGCGCACGCGGACGGCGCCCCCGTCGACGCGCCCCCGGTGGACCGCGACGCGCTCGCCGCCGACCTCCGCCCGCTCGTGGGCGACGAGGCCGACGCCCTCGCCGACGCGCTGGCCGCCGACCTCCGCGAGGTGCGCGCCCGACGCGCCCCCGCGGCCGGATCCCCCACCGACCTCGACCTCGACCGCCGCACCGGCGGCGTCTGCTACGTCGACCGCTACGCCGACGACCTGCGCGGCCTCGCCGCCCGCGTCCCGTACCTCCGCGAGCTCGGCCTGACGCACCTGCACGTGACGCCCGTCGCGGCGCCGGCCGACGACGACACCGACGCTCTGCTCGCGCCGGGCGTGCGCGTGCGGCCGGGCCTCGGATCCGCCGCCGACCTCGCCGACCTCGCCGACGCGCTCCACGACGCGGGTCTCACGCTCGCGGTCGACCTCTCCTCCGGGCTCACCGACGCATCGCGCGCCGACCGGATCCGCTCCGCCGCCGTCGAGGCCGTCGCCCTGGCCGCCTCGGGCGCCGACGTCGTGCGCGTCGACGCGGCCGCCGTCCTCGGCGGACGCGACGACGCCGCGGGCGCCGCCCTCCTCCGCGCGATCGGCGTGCTCGGCCGCCGCCTGGCCCCCGCCCTCGCCCTGGCGGTCGCCGCCGACGCCGACCCGCACGCGCCCGCCGCGCTCCTCGACGGCGACGCCGTGCGCCTCGCCGACGACCCCGCCCTCCCCGCGCTCGTCTGGGAGGCCCTCGCCACCCGCTCCCCCGCGCTGCTCGCCCGCGCCCTCGAGCGCCGCGGCGAGGCGCCGGCCGGATCCGCGTGGGTCGCCCGCGTCCGCAGCCACGACGCCCTCCGCTGGACCTTCGACGACGACGACGCGCGCGCCCTCGGCATCGACCCCGACGAGCACCGCCGCTTCCTCGCCGATTACCACGTGGGCCGCTTCCCCGGCAGCCACGCGCGCGGCGTCCGGCACGCCGACGGCGCGGTCGCCGGCACCACCGCCTCCCTCGCGGGCCTCGAGCAGGACGACCCGGGCGCGGTCGAGCGGATCCTCCTCGCCCACTCCATCGCCCTCAGCACCGGCGGCCTCCCGCTGATCGTGCTCGGCGACGAGGTCGGCCAGCTCAACGACTACGGCTACGACGACGTCGAGGCGCACGCCGAGGACAGCCGCTGGGTCAACCGCCCGCTCTACCCCTTCGAGCGCTACGACCAGCGCGACGACCGCACCACGAGCACGGGCGTGATCCACGCCGGGCTCCGCCGGCTCGTCGCGGTCCGCCGCGCGACGCCCGCCCTCGCCGGCACGCGGATCCTCGGCTTCCACGCCAACGACCCGCACGTCCTCGGCTACCAGCGCCCGCACGAGGACGGCACGGTGCTCGTGCTCGCCAACCTCGGCGACGAGCCCGCGACGGTGTCCGCCGAGACGCTCGGCGGGTTCGCGGAGCACGCCGTCGACCTGGTGCGCGACGAGCGCCTCCGCCTCACCAAGGGCATCGTCCTCAGCCCGCGCACCTTCGTCTGGCTCCAGGCGGCTCTCGACCTGCCGTGA